The Mycolicibacterium boenickei genome has a segment encoding these proteins:
- a CDS encoding DoxX family protein, which produces MAMTDTTVAETATTRMTDTGLLILRVAVGATMLQAGLIKAFDFGTAVGFMESSGWRLPAFGAFMVTAAETLGGIGLLFGVLTPLAACAVIGAMVDAWAVNVSTDAFWSQPFNVPFLAAFGAVALLFTGAGSFSIDERVFGRSRVSARAAVGLLLIGIAVAVVTWIALNGTNPIHVTKPQA; this is translated from the coding sequence ATGGCTATGACCGACACCACCGTCGCCGAAACCGCGACCACCCGCATGACCGATACCGGGCTGCTGATCCTGCGCGTCGCCGTCGGCGCCACGATGCTGCAGGCCGGCCTGATCAAGGCGTTCGACTTCGGCACCGCCGTGGGGTTCATGGAATCCAGCGGTTGGCGACTACCCGCGTTCGGCGCGTTCATGGTGACCGCGGCCGAAACGCTCGGCGGCATCGGCCTGCTGTTCGGGGTCCTCACCCCGCTGGCCGCGTGTGCGGTGATCGGCGCGATGGTCGACGCCTGGGCGGTGAACGTGTCGACCGACGCCTTCTGGTCCCAGCCGTTCAACGTTCCGTTCCTGGCCGCGTTCGGCGCCGTGGCGCTGCTGTTCACCGGCGCAGGCTCGTTCTCCATCGATGAGCGGGTGTTCGGCCGTTCCCGGGTGTCGGCCAGAGCTGCGGTGGGTCTGCTGTTGATCGGCATCGCCGTCGCCGTGGTGACCTGGATTGCGCTGAACGGCACCAACCCGATCCACGTCACAAAGCCGCAAGCCTGA
- the tet(V) gene encoding tetracycline efflux MFS transporter Tet(V), translated as MQHDIQPPVDQTGGWRVLAPFRIREYRLLIAAVTLSIFAEGMWSVVMALQVIAIDNDPASLSIVATCMGVGLVAFVLIGGITADRINQRTIIIAVETVNLVTVATVAALGVLDLLKIWHLAVAAAILGIAAAFFFPAYSALLPRILPAEQLLAANGVEGVVRPVFQRSVGPAVAGMVIAATFPSLGAVVVAVLFGTGLALLIATRPTTDSVAQGDDERPHVLRDLREGFAFMVRTPWLLWTLLFASMFVLVVLGPIEVLLPFIAQDRFADGARAYGFILAFFGFGSALGALTVSSRRMPRRYLTTMMAMWGLGSVPLVVVGVTSSFPLMALATFCIGVTDGAGMVIWGTLLQRRVPTAMLGRVSSLDFFVSLAFMPLSFAIVGPLSKVVSMESIFLVAGLLPAALAAVAVTAARMPRDELAHPLR; from the coding sequence ATGCAACACGACATCCAGCCACCGGTCGATCAGACCGGTGGCTGGCGTGTGCTCGCCCCCTTCCGCATCCGCGAGTACCGGTTGCTGATCGCCGCGGTCACGCTGTCGATCTTCGCCGAGGGCATGTGGTCTGTGGTGATGGCGTTGCAGGTCATCGCCATCGACAACGACCCCGCCTCACTGTCAATCGTCGCCACCTGCATGGGTGTCGGCCTGGTGGCGTTCGTCCTGATCGGCGGCATCACCGCCGACCGGATCAACCAGCGCACGATCATCATCGCGGTGGAGACGGTCAACCTGGTGACGGTCGCGACGGTGGCCGCGCTGGGCGTGCTCGACCTGCTCAAGATCTGGCATCTGGCCGTCGCGGCAGCCATCCTCGGCATCGCCGCGGCGTTCTTCTTCCCGGCCTACAGCGCCCTGCTGCCGCGTATCCTGCCTGCCGAACAACTGTTGGCCGCCAACGGCGTTGAGGGCGTGGTGCGCCCGGTGTTCCAGCGTTCGGTCGGCCCGGCGGTGGCCGGCATGGTGATCGCCGCGACCTTCCCGTCGCTGGGTGCGGTCGTGGTGGCGGTGTTGTTCGGCACCGGCCTGGCCCTGCTGATCGCCACCCGCCCCACCACGGATTCGGTTGCGCAGGGCGATGACGAGCGGCCACACGTATTACGCGATCTGCGTGAAGGTTTCGCGTTCATGGTGCGGACCCCGTGGCTGCTCTGGACCCTGCTGTTCGCGAGCATGTTCGTGCTCGTGGTACTGGGGCCGATCGAGGTACTGCTGCCGTTCATCGCCCAGGACCGGTTCGCCGACGGCGCCCGCGCGTACGGATTCATCCTGGCGTTCTTCGGATTCGGCAGCGCACTGGGTGCGTTGACGGTGTCCTCGCGACGGATGCCGCGGCGCTACCTGACGACGATGATGGCGATGTGGGGGCTCGGTTCGGTCCCGCTCGTGGTCGTCGGCGTCACCTCCTCGTTCCCGTTGATGGCATTGGCCACCTTCTGCATCGGCGTCACCGACGGCGCGGGGATGGTGATCTGGGGAACGCTGCTGCAACGCCGGGTGCCGACGGCGATGCTGGGCCGGGTATCGAGCCTGGACTTCTTCGTGTCACTGGCGTTCATGCCGCTGTCGTTCGCGATCGTCGGCCCGCTGTCGAAAGTGGTCTCGATGGAGTCCATCTTCCTGGTGGCCGGGCTGCTGCCTGCGGCGCTGGCCGCGGTGGCCGTGACGGCGGCGCGGATGCCGCGCGACGAGCTGGCGCACCCGCTGCGCTAG
- a CDS encoding CaiB/BaiF CoA transferase family protein, with protein MAGPLQGLRVVELAGIGPGPHAAMILGDLGADVVRIERPGKGTGTPSGDTMLRNRRSVAADMKSDEGRALVLKLIEKADVLIEGFRPGVTERLGLGPDDCAKVNERLIYARMTGWGQEGPRALQAGHDINYISLNGLLHAVGRKGERPVPPLNLAGDFGGGSMFLLVGILAALFERQTSGKGQVIDAAMIDGSSVLMQMMWSFRSQGMWSDERGTNMLDTGAPYYDTYETADGKYMSIGAIEPQFYAELLKGLGLDDADLPDQNDMARWPELREAFTKAFAAHDRDHWAEVFAGTDACAAPVLSFAEVLTEPHIAERNTFFDEGGNLQPMPAPRFSRSVPAVPTPPGPRGADTEAVLRDWV; from the coding sequence ATGGCAGGACCATTGCAAGGTTTGCGCGTTGTGGAGCTGGCCGGTATCGGCCCTGGCCCGCACGCGGCGATGATTCTCGGCGATCTGGGTGCCGACGTCGTGCGGATCGAACGGCCGGGCAAGGGCACCGGTACGCCGAGCGGCGACACCATGTTGCGCAACCGTCGGTCGGTGGCCGCGGACATGAAGAGCGACGAGGGCCGCGCGTTGGTGCTCAAGCTCATCGAGAAGGCCGACGTGCTCATCGAGGGCTTCCGGCCGGGCGTCACCGAGCGGTTGGGTCTCGGGCCCGATGACTGCGCCAAGGTCAACGAACGGCTGATCTACGCCCGCATGACGGGCTGGGGCCAGGAGGGCCCGCGGGCCCTGCAGGCCGGCCACGACATCAACTACATCTCGCTCAACGGCCTGCTGCATGCGGTCGGGCGCAAGGGCGAGCGGCCGGTGCCGCCGCTGAACCTCGCCGGTGATTTCGGCGGTGGGTCGATGTTCCTGCTCGTCGGCATCCTCGCGGCGCTGTTCGAGCGGCAGACCTCGGGTAAGGGGCAGGTGATCGACGCCGCGATGATCGACGGCTCCAGCGTGCTGATGCAGATGATGTGGAGCTTCCGCAGCCAGGGCATGTGGTCCGACGAGCGTGGTACCAACATGCTCGACACCGGCGCTCCGTACTACGACACCTACGAGACCGCCGACGGCAAGTACATGTCGATCGGGGCCATCGAGCCCCAGTTCTACGCCGAGCTGCTCAAGGGCCTGGGACTCGACGACGCCGACCTTCCCGACCAGAACGACATGGCCCGCTGGCCCGAGCTGCGCGAGGCGTTCACCAAGGCGTTCGCCGCACACGACCGCGATCACTGGGCCGAGGTGTTCGCCGGCACCGACGCGTGCGCCGCCCCGGTGCTGTCGTTCGCCGAGGTGCTCACCGAACCGCACATCGCCGAGCGCAACACGTTCTTCGACGAGGGCGGGAACCTGCAGCCGATGCCGGCGCCGCGGTTCTCCCGCAGCGTGCCTGCGGTGCCGACGCCACCGGGCCCGCGGGGAGCTGACACCGAAGCCGTTCTGCGGGACTGGGTTTAG
- a CDS encoding GlxA family transcriptional regulator, which produces MHRVAVLLLAPVVGFDATIAPLFFSNATDSEGRPLYEVVTCGLTTDPVPSTTGFAMVPTAGAEALDSADTVVIPGTRYAPARADGVLGADVTAALSRIRPGTRLVSICTGAFVLAAAGLLDGRPATTHWRFAADMRRLHPEVQLDEDILFVDDGDVLTSAGLAAGIDLCLHIIRSDHGAQVANTVARYCVVPPWREGGQAQFIDHGFTVTDHASTAGTRDWALQHLDEELTVTRLAAQAHMSARTFNRRFREETGQAPGAWIRSRRLDLARELLESGDLSVDEVARRSGLGTAGNLRHHLRRGVGMSPSSYRKVYQGA; this is translated from the coding sequence GTGCACCGTGTTGCCGTCCTGCTGCTGGCCCCGGTGGTCGGCTTCGACGCGACCATCGCGCCGCTGTTCTTCTCCAACGCCACCGACAGCGAGGGCCGTCCGCTCTACGAGGTGGTGACGTGCGGGCTCACCACGGACCCGGTGCCGTCGACCACGGGCTTCGCGATGGTGCCCACCGCGGGGGCCGAGGCGCTGGACTCGGCCGACACCGTGGTGATCCCGGGCACCCGGTATGCGCCGGCCCGGGCCGACGGTGTGCTGGGCGCCGATGTGACGGCGGCGCTGTCGCGCATCCGTCCCGGCACCCGGCTGGTGTCGATCTGCACCGGGGCCTTCGTGCTGGCCGCGGCGGGCCTGCTGGACGGACGGCCGGCCACCACGCATTGGCGCTTCGCCGCCGATATGCGCCGGCTGCACCCCGAGGTTCAGCTCGACGAGGACATCCTGTTCGTCGACGACGGCGACGTGCTGACCTCGGCGGGCCTGGCTGCCGGAATCGACTTGTGCCTGCACATCATTCGCTCCGACCACGGTGCCCAGGTGGCCAACACGGTGGCCCGCTACTGCGTGGTGCCACCGTGGCGCGAGGGCGGGCAGGCGCAATTCATCGACCACGGGTTCACCGTCACCGACCATGCCTCGACCGCAGGCACCCGCGACTGGGCGCTGCAGCACCTCGATGAGGAACTCACCGTGACCCGGCTGGCTGCCCAGGCCCACATGAGCGCTCGTACCTTCAACCGGCGTTTCCGTGAGGAGACCGGACAGGCCCCGGGTGCCTGGATCCGCAGCCGTCGGCTGGACCTGGCCCGCGAACTGCTGGAATCCGGAGACCTGTCCGTCGACGAGGTGGCCAGGCGTTCGGGTCTGGGCACAGCGGGCAATCTGCGTCACCATCTGCGCCGCGGCGTCGGGATGTCGCCGTCCAGCTACCGCAAGGTGTACCAGGGCGCGTGA
- a CDS encoding TetR/AcrR family transcriptional regulator: MAAERPGGRTAAVRAAVLRATADLLIEAGLEGLELTALAQRAGVGKSTVYRRWGSAPALVADLLADMADQSLPRADTGSLRGDLWANAKLVRRTLNDVRQGRLFKAAIAAATCDQGTAAALQVFYDRRIAEWAGCVTDAVERGEAPAGTDAAAVIRQVSAPLYYQFLTSTRALTVADARRAVDAAIAAVMAGVFT; the protein is encoded by the coding sequence ATGGCAGCCGAACGCCCCGGCGGGCGCACTGCGGCCGTACGCGCTGCGGTGCTGCGCGCGACGGCCGACCTACTCATCGAGGCCGGGCTGGAAGGTCTGGAACTGACCGCGCTGGCGCAGCGGGCCGGCGTCGGCAAGTCGACGGTGTACCGGCGTTGGGGTTCGGCCCCGGCGTTGGTGGCCGACCTCTTGGCTGACATGGCAGATCAGTCGCTGCCCCGGGCCGACACCGGTTCCCTGCGTGGCGATCTGTGGGCCAACGCCAAGCTGGTGCGTCGCACTTTGAACGATGTCCGCCAGGGCCGGTTGTTCAAGGCCGCCATCGCGGCTGCGACGTGTGACCAAGGCACCGCCGCGGCGCTGCAGGTGTTCTACGACCGGCGGATCGCCGAGTGGGCCGGGTGCGTGACCGACGCGGTGGAACGCGGCGAGGCACCTGCCGGGACCGATGCCGCTGCGGTCATCCGACAGGTCTCCGCCCCGCTCTACTACCAATTCCTCACCAGTACACGAGCTCTCACGGTCGCCGACGCGCGGCGTGCGGTCGACGCCGCGATCGCGGCTGTCATGGCAGGGGTGTTCACCTAG
- a CDS encoding gamma carbonic anhydrase family protein codes for MPEPLIVSVAGHTPQIDPDAWVAPNASVIGQVSLAAGASVWYGATLRAEVEPIEVGEGSNIQDGVTVHVDPGFPCRIATGVTVGHNVVLHGCTVEQDSLVGMGAVVLNGAVIGAGSLVAAGAVVPQGMVVPPRSLVAGVPAKVRRELSDDEVGHNQLNAAAYTHLTGLHREAD; via the coding sequence ATGCCAGAGCCGCTGATCGTGTCCGTCGCCGGTCATACCCCGCAGATCGACCCGGATGCCTGGGTTGCCCCCAATGCCAGTGTGATCGGCCAGGTTTCGCTGGCCGCCGGTGCCAGCGTCTGGTACGGCGCCACGTTGCGCGCCGAGGTCGAGCCAATCGAGGTCGGCGAGGGCAGCAACATCCAGGACGGGGTGACCGTCCACGTCGACCCGGGTTTCCCGTGCCGCATCGCCACCGGCGTGACGGTGGGGCACAACGTGGTGCTGCACGGCTGCACCGTCGAGCAGGACAGTCTGGTCGGGATGGGTGCCGTGGTGCTCAACGGTGCGGTGATCGGCGCCGGCTCGCTGGTGGCCGCCGGTGCGGTGGTGCCGCAGGGCATGGTGGTGCCGCCGCGCTCGCTGGTGGCCGGTGTGCCCGCCAAGGTGCGCCGAGAGCTCAGCGATGACGAGGTCGGCCACAACCAGCTGAACGCGGCGGCCTATACGCACCTCACCGGGCTGCACCGAGAGGCGGATTGA
- a CDS encoding 3-hydroxyacyl-CoA dehydrogenase has protein sequence MEIKDAVAVVTGGASGLGLATTKRLLDAGAQVVVIDLKGEEVVAELGDRARFVATDVTDEAGVTEALDVAESLGPVRINVNCAGIGNAIKTLSKNGAFPLDGFRKVVEVNLIGTFNVIRLSAERIAKTEPLKNEERGVIINTASVAAFDGQIGQAAYSASKGGVVGMTLPIARDLSRELIRVCTIAPGLFKTPLLGSLPEEAQKSLGQQVPHPARLGDPDEYGALAVHIIENPMLNGEVIRLDGAIRMAPR, from the coding sequence ATGGAGATCAAGGACGCGGTAGCCGTCGTCACCGGCGGTGCCTCCGGCCTCGGCCTGGCGACCACCAAGCGCCTGCTGGACGCGGGTGCTCAGGTGGTCGTGATCGACCTCAAGGGTGAGGAGGTGGTGGCCGAACTGGGTGATCGGGCCAGGTTCGTCGCCACCGACGTCACCGACGAGGCGGGCGTGACCGAGGCGCTCGACGTCGCGGAATCGCTTGGCCCGGTGCGGATCAACGTCAACTGCGCGGGCATCGGCAACGCGATCAAGACCCTGTCCAAGAACGGTGCGTTCCCGCTCGACGGGTTCCGCAAGGTGGTCGAGGTCAACCTGATCGGCACGTTCAACGTGATCCGGCTCAGCGCTGAGCGCATCGCGAAGACCGAGCCGCTGAAGAACGAAGAGCGCGGTGTCATCATCAACACCGCCTCGGTGGCGGCGTTCGACGGGCAGATCGGGCAGGCCGCCTACTCGGCGTCCAAGGGCGGTGTGGTCGGCATGACCCTGCCGATCGCGCGCGATCTGTCGCGTGAGCTGATCCGCGTGTGCACCATCGCGCCGGGCCTGTTCAAGACCCCGCTGCTGGGCTCGCTGCCCGAGGAGGCGCAGAAGTCGCTGGGGCAGCAGGTGCCGCACCCGGCCCGGCTCGGCGATCCCGACGAGTACGGCGCCCTGGCCGTGCACATCATCGAGAACCCGATGCTCAACGGCGAGGTGATCCGCCTCGACGGCGCCATCCGCATGGCTCCCCGGTAA
- a CDS encoding MFS transporter: MPLVAPGVLGNSGRVTSLPGQTRTRIHWAWVVAAVSFVAILGAAGFRSIPGVMMNPLHHEFGWSHGTVGLAMSVNMMLYGLTAPFAAALMDRFGVRPVLTVSLLLIATGSACSVAMTASWQLVLLWGVLVGIGTGSISMGFVATVATRWFEQRRGLVTGVLTAASATGQLLFLPVVAAVTTQHGWRWASLIVAAASLAVVPLVAVFMRNRPADLGLAPYGATELAPPAPVPAGGFKTAFDGLRIGARTRVFWLLAGSFAICGMTTNGLIGTHFIPAANDHGMPTTVAAGLLATIGILDVAGTVFSGWLTDRVDPRLLLLVYYAGRGLSLMLLPSLLSPHAEPSTWVFVIFYGLDWVATVPPTIVLCRDYFGDRSPVVFGWVFASHQVGAAIAAAGAGWLRDLNGNYDLAFQVAAGLCFVAAALCLSIRKAQVTTAEPVRVDTSALP, encoded by the coding sequence ATGCCACTGGTAGCGCCGGGCGTCCTCGGCAACAGTGGTCGGGTGACTTCGTTGCCGGGGCAGACGCGTACCCGTATCCACTGGGCTTGGGTGGTCGCCGCCGTCAGCTTCGTGGCGATCCTCGGCGCGGCCGGATTCCGGTCCATTCCGGGCGTGATGATGAATCCGCTACACCACGAGTTCGGCTGGTCGCACGGCACGGTCGGGCTGGCGATGTCGGTCAACATGATGTTGTACGGGCTCACCGCGCCGTTCGCCGCGGCACTCATGGACCGCTTCGGCGTCCGGCCGGTGCTGACCGTGTCGCTGCTGCTGATCGCCACCGGTTCGGCCTGCAGCGTCGCGATGACGGCCAGCTGGCAGCTGGTCCTGCTGTGGGGCGTGCTGGTCGGGATCGGCACCGGCTCGATCTCGATGGGCTTCGTGGCAACCGTCGCCACCCGCTGGTTCGAGCAGCGTCGCGGACTGGTCACCGGTGTGCTCACCGCCGCCAGCGCCACCGGCCAACTGCTGTTCCTACCTGTCGTGGCGGCCGTCACGACACAACACGGTTGGCGCTGGGCATCTTTGATCGTCGCCGCCGCCTCGCTGGCCGTCGTCCCGCTCGTCGCGGTGTTCATGCGCAACCGCCCCGCCGACCTCGGTCTGGCTCCGTACGGGGCGACAGAACTCGCCCCGCCCGCCCCGGTTCCCGCCGGCGGCTTCAAGACCGCGTTCGACGGTCTTCGCATCGGCGCCAGGACCCGCGTGTTCTGGCTGCTCGCCGGGAGCTTCGCGATCTGCGGGATGACCACCAACGGGCTGATCGGCACGCACTTCATCCCGGCCGCCAACGACCACGGCATGCCGACGACGGTCGCCGCCGGTCTGCTCGCCACCATCGGCATCCTCGACGTCGCGGGCACGGTGTTCTCCGGCTGGCTCACCGACCGGGTGGACCCGCGGCTGCTGCTGCTCGTCTACTACGCGGGCCGCGGTCTGTCCCTGATGCTGTTGCCGTCACTGCTGTCTCCGCACGCCGAACCGAGCACCTGGGTCTTCGTCATCTTCTACGGCCTGGACTGGGTGGCCACCGTGCCGCCGACCATCGTGCTGTGCCGGGACTACTTCGGAGATCGTTCGCCAGTGGTGTTCGGCTGGGTGTTCGCCTCCCACCAGGTCGGCGCGGCCATCGCCGCTGCCGGCGCGGGGTGGCTACGCGATCTGAACGGCAATTACGACCTGGCTTTCCAAGTTGCCGCAGGGCTGTGCTTCGTCGCCGCCGCGCTCTGCCTCAGTATCCGAAAAGCCCAGGTCACAACCGCCGAGCCGGTGCGAGTAGACACTTCGGCTTTGCCGTAA
- a CDS encoding NAD(P)H-dependent flavin oxidoreductase: MALKTKFTETFGVEHPIVQGGMQWVGRAELVAAVANAGALGFITALTQPTPADLAKEIERCRELTDKPFGVNLTILPTINPPPYDEYRQVIVDSGIKIVETAGSNPAPHLPMFHDNGIKVLHKCTSVRHAVKAQSLGVDGISIDGFECAGHPGEDDIPGLVLIPAASAKIDIPMIASGGFADARGLVAALALGADGINMGSRFMCTAESAIHQKVKEAIVAGTELDTELIFRSLGNTARVASNAVSREVVQILKDGGQFEDVKDLVAGKRGVKVYEIGDLDAGIWSVGTSMGLINDIPTCGELVSRMVSEAEELISGRLANMVGAGEAEPEKEAVLA, from the coding sequence ATGGCATTGAAGACGAAGTTCACCGAGACGTTCGGGGTCGAGCACCCCATCGTGCAGGGTGGCATGCAGTGGGTCGGTCGCGCCGAACTCGTTGCGGCCGTGGCCAATGCGGGTGCGCTGGGTTTCATCACCGCACTCACCCAGCCCACCCCGGCGGATCTGGCCAAAGAAATCGAGCGGTGTCGTGAGCTCACCGACAAGCCGTTCGGGGTGAACCTGACGATCCTGCCGACGATCAACCCGCCGCCATACGACGAGTACCGCCAGGTGATCGTCGACTCCGGCATCAAGATCGTCGAGACGGCCGGCTCCAACCCCGCGCCGCACCTGCCGATGTTCCACGACAACGGCATCAAGGTGCTGCACAAGTGCACCTCGGTGCGCCACGCGGTCAAGGCGCAGAGCCTGGGCGTGGACGGCATCAGCATCGACGGGTTCGAGTGCGCCGGCCATCCCGGTGAGGACGACATCCCGGGCCTGGTGCTCATCCCGGCCGCATCGGCCAAGATCGACATCCCGATGATCGCCTCAGGTGGTTTCGCCGACGCGCGTGGTCTGGTGGCCGCGCTGGCGCTGGGCGCCGACGGCATCAACATGGGCTCGCGGTTCATGTGCACCGCCGAGTCGGCGATCCATCAGAAGGTCAAGGAAGCGATCGTGGCGGGCACCGAACTCGACACCGAGCTGATCTTCCGCAGCCTGGGCAACACCGCTCGGGTCGCGAGCAACGCGGTCTCGCGTGAGGTGGTGCAGATCCTCAAAGACGGTGGCCAGTTCGAGGACGTCAAGGATCTGGTGGCAGGCAAACGCGGCGTGAAGGTCTATGAGATCGGTGATCTCGACGCGGGCATCTGGTCGGTCGGAACCTCGATGGGCCTGATCAACGACATTCCCACCTGCGGCGAACTCGTCTCGCGGATGGTGTCGGAGGCCGAGGAGCTGATCAGTGGGCGCCTGGCGAACATGGTCGGTGCGGGCGAAGCCGAACCGGAGAAAGAAGCAGTCCTCGCCTGA
- a CDS encoding enoyl-CoA hydratase, producing MTATHAYPDVKDVSVSLEDGVLAVTLNRPDSLNSLTQDMLVAIADAMELAATDTGVRVVRLGGAGRGFSSGAGISEEDQNAKSHDAEGVLDAANRAVASIVALPKPVVAVVQGPAAGVGVSLALACDVVLASDAAFFLLAFTKIGLMPDGGASALVAANIGRIRAMRLALLADRLTATDAFDWGLISAVYPADEFDAAVDKIIAKLRSGPAVALRETKQAVNAATLTELEGAFARERKGQLQLLVSDDFREGTKAFQQNRRPEFTQQ from the coding sequence ATGACCGCGACCCACGCATACCCCGACGTCAAAGACGTATCCGTGTCCCTTGAGGACGGCGTTCTGGCGGTGACGCTGAACCGGCCCGACAGCCTCAATTCGCTGACCCAGGACATGCTCGTGGCGATCGCCGATGCCATGGAACTGGCCGCCACCGACACGGGAGTGCGCGTGGTCCGCCTCGGCGGGGCGGGCCGCGGATTCAGCTCCGGCGCCGGCATCAGTGAGGAAGACCAGAACGCCAAGAGCCACGACGCCGAAGGCGTGCTCGACGCCGCCAACCGCGCCGTCGCATCGATCGTGGCGCTGCCCAAGCCGGTCGTGGCCGTGGTGCAGGGGCCCGCCGCCGGTGTCGGCGTGTCACTGGCCCTGGCATGCGATGTCGTTCTGGCCTCCGACGCCGCCTTCTTCCTGTTGGCCTTCACCAAGATCGGGCTGATGCCCGACGGCGGCGCCTCGGCGCTCGTCGCCGCGAACATCGGCCGGATCCGGGCCATGCGCCTGGCCCTGCTGGCCGACCGCCTCACCGCCACCGACGCCTTCGACTGGGGTCTGATCAGCGCCGTGTACCCGGCCGACGAGTTCGACGCCGCGGTGGACAAGATCATCGCCAAGCTGCGCTCGGGCCCGGCAGTTGCCCTGCGCGAGACCAAGCAGGCAGTCAACGCGGCCACCCTCACCGAGCTCGAAGGCGCCTTCGCCCGCGAGCGCAAGGGCCAACTGCAACTGCTGGTGTCCGACGACTTCCGCGAGGGCACCAAGGCCTTCCAGCAGAACCGGCGTCCGGAGTTCACCCAGCAGTAA
- a CDS encoding aldo/keto reductase, producing MEYRRVGDSDLVVSELSLGAATFGGSGEFFGAWGDTGVNQARAMVDLSLEAGINLFDTADVYSDGASEEVLGAALRGRRDDVLISTKAALPTAPDDWGTSPARLVRAVDNALARLQTDRIDLFQLHAYDAFTPIDEVLQALDTLVEAGKVRYTGVSNFSGWQLMKSLSLAEKNDRPRYIAHQVYYSLIGRDYEWELMPLASAEGIGALVWSPLGWGRLTGKLRRGRPLPDRSRLHATADAGPPVDDDLLYGVVDELDVIAAETGRTVPQVALNWLLRRPTVSSVIIGARDERQLRDNLGAVGWALDADQIARLDAASTRDAPYPYFPYYRQDGFAKLNPPLGAAR from the coding sequence ATGGAATATCGCAGAGTGGGTGACTCTGACCTCGTGGTCTCCGAGTTGAGCCTGGGCGCAGCGACGTTCGGTGGGTCGGGAGAGTTCTTCGGCGCCTGGGGCGACACCGGGGTCAACCAGGCGCGGGCGATGGTCGACCTGAGCCTTGAAGCCGGCATCAACCTGTTCGACACGGCGGACGTGTACTCCGACGGCGCGTCGGAAGAGGTTCTCGGCGCGGCGCTGCGGGGGCGTCGCGACGACGTGCTGATCTCCACGAAGGCCGCGTTGCCCACCGCACCCGACGACTGGGGTACCTCGCCGGCACGGTTGGTGCGGGCCGTGGACAACGCATTGGCACGTCTGCAGACCGACCGCATCGACCTGTTCCAGTTGCACGCGTACGACGCGTTCACCCCGATCGACGAGGTGCTGCAGGCCCTCGACACGCTCGTCGAGGCCGGCAAGGTGCGATACACCGGGGTGTCGAACTTCTCCGGCTGGCAGCTGATGAAGTCCCTGAGCCTCGCCGAAAAGAACGATCGCCCAAGGTATATCGCTCACCAGGTGTACTACTCGTTGATCGGGCGCGATTACGAATGGGAGCTCATGCCCTTGGCGAGCGCCGAGGGCATCGGTGCGCTCGTATGGAGCCCACTGGGCTGGGGCCGGCTCACCGGGAAACTCCGTCGGGGCCGGCCGCTGCCGGACCGCAGCCGGCTGCACGCCACCGCTGACGCCGGGCCGCCCGTCGACGACGACCTTCTCTACGGTGTCGTCGACGAACTCGACGTGATCGCCGCAGAAACCGGCAGAACCGTCCCACAGGTCGCGCTCAACTGGCTGCTGCGCAGGCCGACGGTGTCCTCGGTCATCATCGGCGCCCGTGACGAGCGGCAGCTACGAGACAACCTCGGCGCCGTCGGGTGGGCGCTGGATGCCGATCAGATCGCACGACTCGACGCCGCAAGTACCAGGGACGCGCCCTACCCCTATTTCCCGTACTACCGGCAGGACGGGTTCGCGAAACTCAATCCGCCTCTCGGTGCAGCCCGGTGA